The nucleotide window ACTTATAATTTTTGAGCAAATTATGATAATTAAAAAAGCGGTTGCGCTATAACCACTATAATTGCGCTTCATTGAAAAACTGCATGACTAATGGGAAAACTAATGCCAGgcggaatcagcgttcaattcaTGAATTTAGCGCTCAAACGGCCTAGAATATATCAAGTTCGATAACTGTCCCAATCACTCGAGACAAATAGAGAGCTATACCTTTTCATTCCATTGTAATCTCGAGACGGGCTGTGAGAAATCAAGGTGAATACGTCGGTCATCGATCAACACATTGTTCGTTTAAAATAGTCATCTTCGCAAGATTTCGGATTGCCAATTCGATGAAAGCATATAGTGTAGAGAGTTCATGGTTTGTCGATCATGGATTATTTCACAACTACAATGATGCAAGAAAATAGGTTTTATATTCTTGAAGGAAATATCTAagttttaaatattaattacttGACTATTTGGCTAAACCGACTGAAAATAATCATGAGATCATCATTCGTCGTGACGCTTCGCTTACGAACGAAGAGCACATTCTCTGGAGGGGCTGCGTCAACAGAGGGCAAGTCACCGACCACGTCAAGGATAGGCTAGTTACTTGATCTTTAGTTTCTTTCTTAGCAATAAGTTCTTCGATTTCTTCGGCGGCTTTGACTTCCATGTCATTTACATCTTCGTCAGCAGCAATAATGCGTCCACTCTAAAGGACAAATAGATATACAGTCAAATCACCTTTAGTGGTTTCCAAAATGACagacattttcaattttaacaaaattattttatatcAAAGCAAACCAAAAAgatattttatatttatcgGCTTTGGCGCTGCGTTGTTTATAACGTGCTATGCTCAACGAGTTTTAATGTTGCCAGATCTCAACGGCggaaaaaaccaaaacccCTGAACTGGTACGCCATCTTTTGACTTTGGTGATGACCAATTGGTCGTCTATGTGGGAAAATCTCGGAAAAAAGCTGGGTCGATCGAGTTTCGTTGGCATGGTATATACAAGAGGAAACACTTTTGATAGAATTCCTATCGGGAAATTCATTTAGCTTTTTttcaatacaagtattgtATTGTATCTATGTATTGTATTGTAAGTATTGAACATAACGCAAAATATATTTGTCTTTCTGCTCGAGTGCAATTTTGTGTTGTTAATTTCTGATTTGATTcctaaaatcaaaattaatgCGCTGACCCGGCAGTTGCTACTCACCTGCCTTGGACAGCGTGCATACAAGGAACTACAATGACCGTCACAGACTTCATTGAATTGTCTCCTGACTTATCaagcacaaaaaaacaagtacGAGAATGTCTCTTTCGTCACTTATTTCTTTGTTCAGCTACTACTGGTGGCCACAACCTAGCACTGGAATCAAGAGGAAAAAACCAAGACTGTCggcaaaacaacaagacggcAGCAACGGAATGATTAAAAATGCCTTTAATTATCCACAAAACAATAATATTCGGGATTTTAATATCATCAATATGTCATTGAATGATGAAATTTTGCCTACACCGGACATTTGCGGCAATCCCTTTCCTACCGGGATGGAATTGTATCCACCTACTCCACCACCTGACATATATACGACAGGAGATTTATTTCCAAATATTCCACAGCAAATATTTTTGTCACAACACGACAACTTTAATGGCCCAGCCCCGCCTCAATCATACCCTTCTGAATCTAACCCCTTTCTGTCATCGCAGTCACCAGATGGCCTTGTAAGTGCACATAGGACACACCATCAACTTCAGTTGCTGGAACGTCGACTTGCTAATTTAGAAATGGACAACACTCATCTTCGCCACCAGCTCAGCGAAACGACGACAGAAATACGAGAGCTACGTCAAGCATTCAAGATTTCTCAAGATAGATTGAAAAAACTGGTAGAAACACTGCAAGGGAAGGGCGCAGGGAACGACAACGAAG belongs to Daphnia magna isolate NIES linkage group LG1, ASM2063170v1.1, whole genome shotgun sequence and includes:
- the LOC116917845 gene encoding uncharacterized protein LOC116917845, encoding MSLSSLISLFSYYWWPQPSTGIKRKKPRLSAKQQDGSNGMIKNAFNYPQNNNIRDFNIINMSLNDEILPTPDICGNPFPTGMELYPPTPPPDIYTTGDLFPNIPQQIFLSQHDNFNGPAPPQSYPSESNPFLSSQSPDGLVSAHRTHHQLQLLERRLANLEMDNTHLRHQLSETTTEIRELRQAFKISQDRLKKLVETLQGKGAGNDNEAGTEHCEENDNYLISFTPEEKMADEKTPKAEVPQVGLMGNYDLHRPRQSYPVTCQDVLPARENTTGSFQYLEPNKELEDAIPPTIWPDLSTLGSDNWFAMPLPNAVNLPSPQPAYNAYGSYGCHSNHSTDRERISP